Proteins from a single region of Pyrus communis chromosome 6, drPyrComm1.1, whole genome shotgun sequence:
- the LOC137738281 gene encoding auxin efflux carrier component 2-like translates to MITGKDIYDVLAAIVPLYVAMILAYGSVRWWKIFTPDQCSGINRFVAVFAVPLLSFHFISSNNPYAMDYQFILADSLQKVVILVALFLWQAFSKRGNLEWMITLFSLSTLPNTLVMGIPLLRAMYGDFSGTLMVQIVVLQSVVWYTLMLFMFEYRGAKLLISEQFPETAASITSFRVDSDVVSLNGREPLQTDAEIGDDGKLHVVVKRSNASSMVSSFKSHGLNSLTSMTPRASNLTGVEIYSVQSSREPTPRASSFNQTDFYAMFNASKAPSPKHGYTNSFQGGFGDVYSVQSSKGVTPRTSNFDEEAMKMSNMGNKKRGARSMSGEIFNGGAVSSYPPPNPMFSGSTSGGPKKKDSGSGGGGGGGSGGAAPNKELHMFVWSSSASPVSEGNLRHAVNRAASTDLGATDPSKAAGLHQHEGAAASKGIHELIGNMSPGRKMSGDRELEIEEGSNKFPPSVSPYSSTSCQKKVDIEEGGVAKKHQMPPASVMTRLILIMVWRKLIRNPNTYSSLLGVAWSLISYKWNIKMPTIVSGSISILSDAGLGMAMFSLGLFMALQPKIIACGKSVATFSMAVRFLTGPAVIAATSIAVGLRGVLLHVAIVQAALPQGIVPFVFAKEYNVHADILSTAVIFGMLIALPITILYYILLGL, encoded by the exons ATGATTACTGGCAAGGACATATACGATGTTCTAGCAGCCATAGTCCCCTTATACGTGGCTATGATCTTAGCCTACGGTTCCGTCCGGTGGTGGAAAATCTTCACGCCCGACCAATGCTCCGGCATAAACCGCTTCGTCGCAGTTTTTGCGGTCCCATTGCTCTCCTTCCACTTCATATCCTCCAACAACCCTTACGCCATGGACTACCAATTCATCCTCGCCGACTCCCTCCAAAAAGTTGTCATCCTTGTCGCCCTCTTCCTCTGGCAAGCCTTCTCCAAGCGCGGCAACCTAGAGTGGATGATCACGCTCTTCTCCCTCTCCACCCTCCCCAACACCCTCGTCATGGGCATCCCACTTTTACGCGCCATGTACGGCGACTTCTCGGGGACTCTGATGGTTCAGATTGTCGTTTTGCAGAGCGTTGTCTGGTACACTCTCATGCTCTTCATGTTCGAGTACCGCGGCGCCAAACTGCTCATCTCCGAGCAGTTCCCGGAGACTGCAGCTTCGATCACGTCGTTCAGAGTTGACTCTGACGTCGTTTCGCTCAACGGTCGAGAACCACTCCAAACCGACGCGGAAATCGGGGATGACGGGAAACTTCACGTGGTGGTGAAAAGATCGAATGCGTCATCGATGGTTTCATCCTTTAAGTCACATGGCTTGAACTCGTTGACTTCAATGACCCCGCGAGCTTCGAATCTCACAGGAGTGGAGATTTACTCTGTCCAGTCCTCCCGTGAGCCGACCCCGCGGGCATCCAGCTTCAACCAGACGGATTTTTACGCCATGTTTAACGCCAGCAAGGCCCCGAGCCCCAAACATGGATACACAAACAGTTTTCAAGGTGGATTTGGGGACGTTTATTCGGTGCAGTCGTCAAAAGGGGTGACGCCGAGGACTTCGAATTTCGACGAAGAGGCAATGAAGATGAGTAATATGGGTAATAAGAAGAGGGGGGCGAGGAGCATGAGTGGTGAGATCTTCAATGGTGGTGCTGTCTCTTCCTACCCGCCTCCGAACCCCATGTTTTCAGGGTCTACAAGTGGCGGGCCGAAGAAGAAAGATAGTGGtagcggcggcggcggcggcggcggtagTGGTGGGGCAGCGCCTAATAAAGAGCTTCATATGTTTGTTTGGagttcaagtgcatcgccagtTTCCGAAGGGAATCTTAGACATGCGGTTAATCGAGCTGCTTCCACTGACCTTGGGGCGACCGATCCTTCCAAGGCAGCAGGTCTTCATCAACATGAAGGTGCTGCTGCATCGAAAG GTATACACGAATTAATTGGGAATATGAGTCCTGGGAGGAAAATGAGTGGAGATAGGGAGCTTGAGATAGAAGAAGGATCGAATAAGTTTCCACCGAGTGTGTCACCGTACAGTAGTACTAGTTGCCAGAAGAAAGTGGATATTGAAGAAGGTGGTGTAGCAAAGAAGCACCAAATGCCTCCTGCAAGTGTCATGACTAGGCTTATTCTCATCATGGTCTGGAGGAAGCTCATTAGAAACCCCAACACTTACTCCAGCCTTCTTGGCGTGGCATGGTCTCTCATATCATACAa GTGGAACATCAAAATGCCAACAATTGTTAGTGGATCCATATCAATATTATCTGATGCCGGATTGGGAATGGCTATGTTCAGTCTCG GATTATTCATGGCCTTACAACCGAAGATcatagcctgtggaaaatctgTTGCAACATTTTCAATGGCTGTTAGGTTCCTAACAGGCCCAGCAGTGATTGCTGCAACTTCTATTGCTGTCGGTCTTCGTGGAGTTCTTTTGCATGTTGCAATAGTTCAG GCTGCTCTTCCTCAAGGCATAGTTCCTTTTGTATTTGCCAAGGAATATAATGTCCATGCAGACATCCTTAGTACTGC GGTTATTTTTGGAATGCTCATTGCCCTGCCCATAACAATACTCTACTATATCCTTCTCGGGCTCTAG